Proteins encoded by one window of Prevotella nigrescens:
- the serS gene encoding serine--tRNA ligase, which yields MLTLKLISEETERVIKGLEKKHFDNAKETIGKVLEYDRMRREYQQKLDNNKQQQNLLSKQIGGLMKEGKKDEANEIKNKVAELKAADKDLQTNMEKAQADMTDLLLTIPNIANADVPEGKDANDNVVVKEGGEKPTFEGKALCHWDLCEKYNLVDFELGVKITGAGFPIYIGKMARFQRALEAFFLDEARKSGYLEVQPPLVVNQASGLGTGQLPDKEGQMYHAEVDDLYLIPTAEVPVTNIFRDEILDEKDLPIKRCAYSSCFRREAGSYGKDVRGLNRLHQFDKVEIVRIDTPQHSYQSLNEMLEHVEHLLMKLELPYHILRLCGGDMSFTSAICYDFEVWSAAQERWLEVSSVSNFESYQANRLHCRYRRAEDKKIELCHTLNGSALALPRIVAAIMENNQTSVGIRVPKVLVPYCGFEMLDDKNF from the coding sequence ATGCTTACATTAAAGCTCATCAGTGAGGAAACTGAACGTGTAATAAAAGGTCTTGAAAAGAAGCACTTCGATAATGCCAAAGAGACCATCGGGAAGGTATTGGAATACGATAGAATGCGTCGTGAATACCAACAAAAGCTCGATAACAATAAGCAACAACAAAATCTTCTTTCAAAACAAATTGGTGGATTAATGAAAGAAGGCAAGAAAGACGAGGCGAACGAAATAAAGAATAAGGTAGCTGAACTAAAGGCTGCCGATAAGGACTTGCAAACCAACATGGAGAAAGCACAAGCCGATATGACCGACTTGCTGCTCACTATCCCCAATATAGCCAATGCAGATGTGCCCGAAGGTAAAGATGCTAACGACAATGTTGTAGTAAAAGAAGGTGGCGAAAAGCCAACTTTCGAGGGTAAAGCACTTTGCCACTGGGATTTATGCGAGAAGTATAACCTCGTTGATTTCGAGCTTGGTGTTAAAATCACAGGGGCAGGTTTTCCTATTTACATAGGGAAGATGGCGCGTTTCCAACGTGCCTTGGAAGCATTCTTCCTTGACGAGGCTCGCAAAAGTGGATATTTAGAAGTACAACCTCCATTGGTTGTCAACCAGGCTTCAGGATTAGGAACAGGGCAGTTGCCCGATAAGGAAGGACAAATGTACCATGCAGAAGTGGACGATCTCTACCTAATTCCAACGGCAGAAGTACCCGTTACGAATATTTTCCGCGATGAGATACTCGACGAGAAAGATCTCCCTATCAAACGTTGCGCCTACTCTTCATGCTTCCGTCGCGAGGCTGGGAGCTACGGAAAAGACGTACGTGGACTCAATCGACTACACCAATTCGACAAGGTAGAGATTGTGCGCATAGACACTCCGCAACACTCTTACCAATCATTGAACGAAATGTTGGAACATGTTGAGCATCTGTTGATGAAGCTGGAACTCCCCTACCACATTCTCCGACTGTGCGGTGGCGATATGAGCTTTACCTCTGCTATTTGTTACGACTTCGAAGTATGGAGTGCTGCACAGGAGCGTTGGCTGGAGGTTAGCTCTGTTTCTAACTTTGAAAGTTATCAGGCAAACCGTCTGCATTGTCGCTATCGCCGTGCTGAAGATAAGAAAATAGAGCTGTGTCATACACTGAATGGTTCGGCATTGGCTTTGCCTCGCATTGTTGCAGCCATAATGGAAAACAATCAGACCTCTGTAGGAATAAGAGTACCAAAGGTACTTGTACCTTATTGCGGATTTGAAATGCTCGACGACAAAAACTTCTAA
- a CDS encoding bifunctional dihydroorotate dehydrogenase B NAD binding subunit/NADPH-dependent glutamate synthase gives MNKIISKEQFSEKVFCIVVEAPLIARSCRAGNFVIVRVDKNSERVPYTIAKADPEKGTLTMVIQEVGLSSTKLCQLEPGDEVLDIVGPLGQASHIENYGTVVCAGGGIGIAAILPILTALKKAGNRVISVLAGRTKELVIMVDDVAKYSDEVIIMTDDGSMGKKGVVTVGVEEVLQREKVDKVLAIGPPVMMKFTSLLAKKYGIPNDVSLNTIMVDGTGMCGACRLTIGGKTKFVCIDGPEFNGDLVDWDEMFKRMGTFKSVERKEMERKQDQIGHHHIEVETAESTAKTALTPAEETKQEFSELVDRNAEWRTELRKSMKPKERTAIERVQMPELDPVYRATTRLEEVNKGLTKEMAMREAQRCLDCAKPTCVEGCPVNINIPSFIKNIERGQFLNAARVLKDTSALPAVCGRVCPQEKQCESRCIHLKMKEPAVAIGYLERFAADYERESGNITLPELAPSNGMKVAVIGSGPSGLSFAGDMIKRGFEVYVFEALHEIGGVLKYGIPEFRLPNKIVEVEVENLRKQGVHFQTDTIVGKTISVEELKQNGFKGIFVGSGAGLPNFMGIPGENSINILSSNEYLTRVNLMDAANPDTDTPIIIGKKVVVVGGGNTAMDSCRTAKRLGAEVTLVYRRSLEEMPARVEEVKHAQEEGINFLTLHNPKEYLADENGRVCGAVLDVMELGEPDESGRRRPQTTGKTITIECDQVVVAVGVSPNPLVPNSIEGLELGRKNTIAVNDDMQSSIPEIYAGGDIVRGGATVILAMGDGRRAALNMANTLLKE, from the coding sequence ATGAACAAGATTATCAGCAAAGAGCAATTTTCCGAAAAGGTTTTTTGCATCGTTGTAGAAGCACCGCTCATAGCACGCAGTTGCAGGGCAGGTAACTTCGTAATTGTACGCGTAGACAAAAACAGCGAACGCGTGCCTTATACCATTGCTAAAGCCGACCCTGAAAAAGGCACTCTCACCATGGTAATACAGGAAGTAGGACTCTCTTCTACCAAATTGTGCCAGCTCGAACCGGGCGACGAAGTGCTCGACATTGTCGGACCATTAGGGCAGGCATCGCACATAGAAAACTATGGCACGGTGGTTTGCGCCGGTGGCGGTATCGGTATCGCAGCCATTCTCCCTATTTTGACAGCCTTAAAGAAAGCCGGCAACCGCGTAATTTCCGTGTTGGCAGGTCGCACAAAAGAATTGGTGATTATGGTTGATGACGTTGCCAAATACTCTGACGAGGTTATTATCATGACCGATGACGGAAGTATGGGTAAGAAAGGCGTTGTAACCGTTGGTGTAGAGGAAGTTCTTCAACGTGAAAAAGTAGACAAGGTACTGGCTATCGGTCCTCCTGTAATGATGAAGTTTACCTCGTTGCTGGCAAAGAAATACGGCATTCCAAACGACGTTTCATTGAATACAATTATGGTGGACGGAACAGGTATGTGTGGTGCATGCCGTCTTACCATTGGTGGAAAAACAAAGTTCGTCTGCATTGATGGTCCTGAATTTAATGGCGACCTTGTCGATTGGGACGAGATGTTCAAGCGTATGGGCACCTTTAAAAGTGTGGAACGCAAAGAAATGGAAAGGAAGCAAGACCAGATTGGGCATCATCATATAGAAGTAGAAACTGCTGAAAGCACAGCAAAGACAGCATTGACTCCCGCAGAAGAAACAAAACAGGAGTTCTCTGAACTTGTCGATCGCAACGCAGAATGGCGTACAGAATTGCGCAAGAGCATGAAACCGAAAGAGCGTACAGCCATCGAAAGAGTGCAGATGCCGGAGCTTGACCCTGTTTACCGTGCGACGACACGTTTGGAAGAGGTGAACAAAGGGCTTACAAAAGAAATGGCTATGCGTGAAGCTCAACGCTGTCTCGACTGCGCAAAACCTACTTGCGTGGAAGGTTGCCCCGTAAACATCAACATTCCAAGTTTCATCAAGAACATCGAACGCGGACAATTCCTTAATGCTGCACGCGTATTGAAAGACACTTCTGCCCTACCGGCAGTTTGCGGTCGTGTCTGTCCGCAAGAGAAACAGTGCGAAAGCCGTTGCATTCACTTAAAGATGAAAGAACCTGCTGTGGCTATTGGCTATCTTGAAAGATTTGCCGCCGACTATGAACGCGAGAGTGGCAACATTACGTTACCCGAGCTTGCTCCCTCTAATGGCATGAAAGTAGCCGTTATTGGCTCAGGTCCTTCGGGACTTAGCTTTGCCGGCGATATGATTAAACGCGGATTTGAGGTTTACGTTTTCGAAGCATTGCACGAAATTGGCGGTGTGCTCAAATACGGTATTCCGGAGTTCCGCCTGCCAAACAAGATTGTCGAGGTGGAAGTCGAAAACTTAAGAAAGCAAGGAGTTCATTTCCAAACCGACACGATTGTCGGCAAAACCATCAGTGTGGAAGAACTGAAACAAAACGGTTTCAAGGGAATCTTTGTAGGTTCGGGTGCAGGCTTGCCTAACTTCATGGGTATTCCAGGCGAAAATAGCATCAACATTCTGTCAAGCAACGAGTATCTTACCCGTGTAAACTTAATGGACGCAGCCAACCCGGACACCGACACGCCAATCATTATTGGAAAGAAAGTTGTTGTTGTGGGTGGTGGAAACACTGCTATGGACTCGTGCCGCACAGCAAAACGCCTTGGTGCCGAAGTAACACTTGTCTACCGTCGTTCGTTGGAAGAAATGCCGGCACGTGTAGAAGAAGTGAAGCATGCACAGGAAGAAGGCATCAACTTCCTTACGCTGCACAACCCGAAAGAATATCTTGCCGATGAAAACGGACGTGTTTGTGGGGCTGTTCTCGACGTTATGGAACTTGGAGAACCGGACGAAAGCGGACGCCGCAGACCACAAACTACCGGCAAGACCATTACCATAGAGTGCGACCAAGTAGTTGTTGCAGTAGGTGTGTCGCCTAACCCGCTTGTGCCAAACTCTATCGAAGGGCTGGAATTAGGACGAAAGAATACAATCGCAGTGAACGACGACATGCAGAGTTCTATCCCCGAAATCTATGCAGGCGGCGACATTGTACGCGGCGGTGCCACAGTTATCCTCGCTATGGGCGACGGCAGAAGAGCAGCACTTAACATGGCAAACACTCTGCTGAAAGAATAG
- the mnmE gene encoding tRNA uridine-5-carboxymethylaminomethyl(34) synthesis GTPase MnmE gives MQAYNNPLNPSETICAIATQPGGAIGTIRVSGSDAIRIVDSIFSRTILNAPANTLHYGEILDEKQQTVDEVVVSIWRAPHSYTGEDAVEISCHGSAYIMEQVLHRLIENNCRQAKPGEYTQRAYLNGKMDLSQTEAVADLIASTNKASHKLALSQLKGHFSSELSKLRSQLLKINSLLELELDFSDHEELEFADRTELIALVKETDSKVTALARSFKMGQALKTGVPVAIIGKTNVGKSTLLNCLLHDERAIVSNIHGTTRDVIEDTIAISGVDFHFIDTAGLRKTTDQVEQLGIERTYVTLRKAQIVLWVVDKNPTDSEKEEIFAQCADKHLILVHNKVDDLTNSILKERHNADFNYYELSISGKYNLGIGQLEALIYKVADLPEITENTTIVTNARHYDALTRAHASLQQVQDAMAMNLSGDLISEDLKDTISILAEITGNQITPQETLHNIFKHFCIGK, from the coding sequence ATGCAAGCATACAACAATCCTCTCAACCCTTCCGAAACCATCTGTGCAATAGCAACACAACCGGGAGGTGCGATAGGAACAATCAGAGTTTCGGGCAGCGATGCCATCAGAATAGTCGACTCCATTTTCTCGCGGACAATACTGAACGCCCCAGCCAATACCTTGCATTATGGAGAAATACTCGACGAGAAACAGCAAACCGTAGACGAAGTGGTTGTGTCCATCTGGCGAGCTCCCCATTCGTACACGGGCGAAGATGCAGTAGAAATATCGTGCCACGGTTCAGCATATATAATGGAACAAGTGCTCCACAGACTTATAGAGAACAATTGCCGACAAGCAAAACCTGGCGAATACACCCAGCGCGCCTATCTGAACGGAAAGATGGATCTTTCGCAGACCGAAGCTGTTGCCGACCTTATAGCATCTACCAACAAAGCTTCGCATAAACTTGCGCTATCGCAACTGAAAGGGCACTTCTCATCAGAACTTTCAAAATTGCGCAGTCAGCTACTCAAAATAAACTCGCTGCTCGAACTCGAACTCGACTTCTCCGACCACGAAGAATTAGAGTTTGCCGACCGTACCGAACTAATTGCCCTTGTCAAGGAAACAGACAGCAAAGTAACCGCACTTGCCCGCTCTTTCAAAATGGGGCAAGCACTCAAAACAGGTGTTCCAGTAGCCATCATTGGCAAAACAAATGTAGGAAAGTCTACCCTGCTCAATTGCCTGCTTCACGACGAACGTGCCATTGTAAGCAATATTCACGGAACCACCCGTGATGTCATAGAAGATACTATCGCCATCAGTGGTGTAGACTTCCACTTTATTGATACCGCAGGACTACGCAAGACCACCGACCAAGTCGAGCAATTAGGCATAGAACGTACATACGTCACGCTCCGGAAAGCACAAATAGTGTTATGGGTTGTAGACAAAAATCCTACCGATAGTGAAAAAGAAGAGATATTCGCTCAATGTGCCGACAAGCATTTAATTCTTGTACATAACAAAGTAGACGACCTAACCAATTCTATACTGAAAGAAAGGCACAATGCAGATTTCAACTATTACGAACTCAGCATATCAGGCAAATATAACTTGGGCATCGGCCAGCTCGAAGCATTAATATACAAAGTAGCCGACCTGCCAGAGATTACAGAGAACACAACCATCGTTACCAATGCCCGACACTACGATGCACTCACCCGTGCACACGCATCTCTGCAACAAGTACAAGATGCAATGGCTATGAACCTCAGCGGCGACCTAATTTCTGAAGACCTGAAAGACACCATCTCCATACTCGCCGAGATTACAGGCAATCAAATTACACCACAAGAGACATTGCACAATATCTTTAAGCACTTCTGCATCGGAAAGTGA
- a CDS encoding nucleoside phosphorylase: protein MEENYFAPSELIINEDGSIFHLHLKPQELADKVILVGDPGRVALVASHFDGVECEANNREFRTITGNFKKKRITIVSTGIGCDNIDIVLNELDALANINFETRKENAKLRPLTLVRIGTCGGLQPNTPIGTFIASEKSIGFDGLLNYYANRDKLDVAFEKEFKKQVNWNPQLGNPYVADANKELLEQIAQDDMVRGVTIACGGFFGPQGRRLRIPLADPQLNEKIVKFEYNRYKITNFEMESSALAGLAQHMGHKAVTCCMVIANRMQKEANSGYKNTIDGLIKKVLERI from the coding sequence ATGGAAGAGAATTATTTTGCCCCATCAGAGTTGATTATTAACGAAGATGGAAGTATTTTCCACCTTCACTTAAAACCACAAGAGCTGGCAGACAAAGTTATTCTGGTAGGTGATCCGGGAAGAGTTGCCTTGGTTGCATCGCATTTCGACGGTGTAGAATGCGAAGCCAATAATAGAGAGTTCAGAACCATAACGGGCAACTTCAAGAAAAAACGGATAACCATTGTAAGCACAGGCATTGGGTGCGACAACATCGACATCGTTCTCAACGAGTTAGATGCCTTAGCCAACATTAACTTTGAAACAAGAAAAGAAAACGCCAAACTACGGCCACTAACCTTAGTGCGTATCGGAACCTGCGGTGGACTCCAACCCAACACGCCAATAGGCACATTCATTGCATCGGAAAAGAGCATAGGCTTCGACGGATTGCTCAACTACTATGCAAATCGCGATAAATTAGATGTTGCCTTCGAGAAGGAATTCAAAAAGCAAGTAAACTGGAATCCGCAATTAGGAAATCCATACGTGGCAGACGCCAATAAAGAACTGTTAGAACAAATAGCACAAGACGATATGGTGCGCGGTGTAACCATCGCCTGCGGAGGCTTCTTCGGACCACAAGGACGACGATTGCGCATACCACTGGCAGATCCGCAACTAAACGAAAAAATAGTAAAGTTCGAATATAACAGGTACAAAATAACAAACTTCGAGATGGAAAGCAGCGCATTGGCAGGTTTGGCACAACACATGGGGCACAAAGCCGTAACTTGCTGCATGGTAATTGCCAACCGCATGCAGAAAGAAGCCAACTCTGGCTATAAGAACACTATTGACGGACTGATAAAGAAAGTGCTTGAAAGAATCTAA
- a CDS encoding M13 family metallopeptidase, translated as MNIKTILPMMMIATVPMTGFAQNQAGIKESNLDKSVRPADDFYQFATGGWQKNNPLPAAYSRYGSFDQLGENNNKRINTILTSLLKTKAKAGSVEQKLSDFYKLAMDSVRRNKEGVAPVMPLLSEMEAAKTLNALHAIQLKYASQSYGMPIRYGFGADEKNAKMNILTINQSGLTLGQKDYYLDNDKATTDIRNAFKQFVVNMFKLFGFSQAQAETKSQYIMRYETAIALISKSRTELRDSKANYNKMTLAEFKAKYPNIRLEQMLNADGVKSDYIQEMVVGQPKFLTGVDKLTETETADELRARMEWEVILGAANYLSDNVRAEYFNFFSKTMRGTKQDYPRWKRATQQVESQMGEALGKIYCERYFPASSKQRMEQLIKNLQTSLIQRIKDQSWMSEETKQAALDKLSTFYVKVGYPNKWQDLTLLTIDPTKSYYDNVMSCRKFWHKVNLDETAGKPVDKDKWYMTPQTVNAYYNPTTNEICFPAGILQYPFFDPKADDAFNYGAIGVVIGHEMTHGFDDNGRNYDKDGNMRDWWAKGDGDKFKARTTPFGQFFSNISVLPDLKANGNLTMGENLADHGGLMVAYNALKNAMKGKKAQNIYGFTPEQRFFLAYAGVWAANITEAEIRNRTKSDPHSLGEWRVNGALPHIDAWYDAFNVKPGDKLYLPKEQRLDLW; from the coding sequence ATGAACATTAAGACAATCTTACCAATGATGATGATTGCTACGGTTCCTATGACTGGATTTGCACAAAACCAAGCAGGAATTAAGGAGAGCAATCTCGACAAATCGGTACGTCCTGCCGACGATTTTTACCAGTTCGCAACAGGCGGTTGGCAGAAAAACAATCCTTTGCCTGCTGCATACTCGCGTTATGGTTCGTTCGACCAGTTGGGCGAAAACAATAACAAGCGTATTAATACCATTCTTACAAGTCTGCTAAAGACGAAAGCAAAAGCAGGAAGTGTGGAGCAAAAGCTGAGCGATTTCTATAAACTTGCTATGGATTCTGTGCGTAGAAACAAAGAAGGCGTTGCGCCTGTAATGCCATTGCTCAGCGAGATGGAGGCTGCGAAAACTTTAAATGCTCTCCACGCTATTCAGTTGAAATATGCAAGTCAGAGCTACGGAATGCCAATAAGGTATGGCTTTGGAGCTGACGAAAAGAATGCGAAGATGAACATTCTAACAATTAACCAGAGCGGACTTACGTTAGGTCAAAAAGATTACTATCTTGATAACGATAAGGCTACAACCGATATACGTAATGCCTTTAAGCAATTCGTGGTAAATATGTTTAAACTCTTTGGTTTCTCACAAGCCCAAGCCGAAACAAAGAGCCAATATATTATGCGTTACGAAACTGCCATTGCGTTAATTTCCAAGAGCAGAACTGAACTTCGCGATTCGAAAGCCAACTACAATAAGATGACCTTGGCAGAGTTTAAAGCGAAATATCCTAATATTCGGTTAGAACAAATGCTGAATGCAGATGGTGTAAAGTCTGATTATATACAAGAGATGGTTGTTGGACAGCCAAAGTTCCTGACAGGCGTAGACAAACTAACTGAAACAGAAACTGCCGACGAGCTTCGTGCTCGAATGGAATGGGAGGTTATTCTTGGTGCTGCAAACTATCTCAGCGATAATGTCCGTGCTGAATACTTTAACTTCTTTAGCAAGACAATGCGTGGAACAAAGCAAGACTATCCACGTTGGAAACGTGCTACGCAGCAAGTAGAAAGTCAGATGGGCGAAGCACTTGGCAAGATATATTGCGAACGCTATTTCCCTGCAAGCAGCAAACAACGTATGGAGCAACTTATTAAGAATCTCCAGACAAGTTTAATTCAACGTATTAAGGACCAAAGCTGGATGAGTGAGGAAACAAAGCAGGCTGCGCTCGATAAGTTGTCTACTTTCTATGTTAAGGTGGGATACCCTAATAAGTGGCAAGACTTAACCCTTCTTACAATCGATCCGACAAAGTCGTATTACGATAATGTTATGAGCTGTCGCAAGTTCTGGCACAAGGTGAATCTTGATGAGACTGCAGGCAAGCCAGTGGATAAGGACAAGTGGTATATGACTCCACAGACGGTAAATGCGTATTACAATCCTACCACCAACGAGATATGCTTCCCTGCTGGCATTCTTCAATACCCATTCTTCGACCCTAAGGCAGACGATGCCTTCAACTACGGAGCCATCGGTGTTGTGATTGGACACGAAATGACACACGGCTTCGACGATAATGGGCGGAACTACGATAAAGATGGAAACATGCGCGACTGGTGGGCAAAAGGCGATGGCGACAAGTTCAAGGCACGCACAACACCATTCGGTCAGTTCTTCAGCAATATCAGTGTGCTGCCCGACCTCAAGGCAAACGGAAATCTTACAATGGGCGAAAATCTTGCCGACCATGGTGGCTTAATGGTTGCTTATAATGCACTGAAGAATGCTATGAAAGGTAAGAAAGCACAAAACATTTATGGCTTTACTCCCGAACAACGTTTCTTCCTTGCATACGCTGGTGTGTGGGCTGCAAATATAACAGAAGCAGAAATACGTAACCGTACCAAGAGCGACCCTCACTCGCTGGGAGAATGGCGCGTGAATGGTGCTTTACCACACATTGATGCCTGGTACGATGCATTCAACGTAAAGCCAGGCGACAAACTTTACTTGCCAAAAGAGCAACGTCTCGACTTATGGTAA